One genomic region from Candidatus Xiphinematobacter sp. encodes:
- the coxB gene encoding cytochrome c oxidase subunit II, producing MLWTPRLAVSEINMVPNSFHPCSVPARAIYELSVLVLAICSGIFVVVTAALLFVVVRYRRRPTDGTQEPPQIYGSSQIELAWTVVPIIITLVLILVTARTIGEIQNRNLPEDALIVEVTGHQWWWEVGYPQYEVKTANEIHVPVSSAAHPAPTRIVLKSADVLHSFWVPQLAGKMQLVPNRTNMTWIEPLRTGVYLGSCAQYCGAQHAFMLLRVIVHTPEEFQCWIASQKGLSTRSRPLAIAATSHGTPSRGGIDPAASGKKTFFSTACINCHRINGTAAEGTLGPDLTHLMSRHTIGAGVAENTHQNLVAWIRDPQLLKPGCFMPDMHLTPSQIHEVVAYLETLR from the coding sequence ATGCTTTGGACTCCAAGACTAGCTGTCTCCGAGATCAATATGGTTCCTAACAGTTTTCATCCCTGCTCTGTTCCTGCACGCGCCATTTATGAGCTCTCTGTACTGGTACTGGCAATTTGCTCAGGGATTTTTGTGGTGGTCACAGCAGCACTTTTATTTGTGGTAGTACGTTATCGGAGACGTCCTACGGATGGTACGCAGGAACCTCCTCAAATCTACGGCAGTTCTCAAATTGAATTAGCTTGGACAGTAGTTCCCATTATAATTACGCTCGTGCTGATTCTAGTGACGGCCCGCACTATTGGAGAAATTCAGAACAGAAACCTTCCGGAAGATGCATTGATAGTGGAGGTAACAGGGCACCAGTGGTGGTGGGAAGTAGGCTATCCCCAGTATGAGGTGAAGACAGCAAATGAAATCCATGTGCCGGTCAGTTCTGCTGCTCATCCTGCGCCTACTCGAATCGTGTTGAAATCTGCAGATGTACTTCATAGCTTTTGGGTACCACAGCTTGCTGGGAAGATGCAATTGGTCCCTAACAGAACTAACATGACTTGGATCGAACCTCTGCGAACGGGAGTCTATTTGGGAAGTTGTGCCCAATACTGTGGAGCCCAGCACGCCTTTATGCTGCTGCGTGTGATAGTGCATACGCCAGAAGAGTTTCAATGTTGGATCGCTAGCCAAAAGGGGCTTTCTACTCGATCTAGGCCATTAGCTATAGCAGCCACTTCGCATGGAACCCCTAGCCGGGGCGGTATAGACCCGGCAGCTAGTGGAAAAAAAACGTTCTTTTCAACTGCCTGTATAAACTGCCATCGAATTAATGGGACCGCCGCGGAGGGTACTCTTGGACCGGATTTAACACATCTAATGAGTCGACATACCATTGGAGCAGGGGTAGCCGAAAATACGCATCAAAACCTTGTCGCCTGGATACGTGACCCACAGCTTCTAAAGCCAGGTTGCTTTATGCCAGACATGCACTTGACTCCATCCCAAATCCATGAAGTCGTGGCTTATTTAGAGACCTTGCGATAG
- the ctaD gene encoding cytochrome c oxidase subunit I codes for MGMEKQFLPGLVQELVYTVDHKKLGMMYLGSGLVFFVLAGIMAAAIRVQLAVPNNHFLNPGTFNRFFTMHGTTMVFLVGMPLILGLANYLVPIMIGTRDMAFPRLNAFGFWIFLFSGFLLFFSYLGGSGVYGTGSAPDVGWFAYSPLTAKAFSRGHSTDYWTLSLLAGGIGSVATAINLLATIFCLRCRGMTLNRMPLFVWLNAVVAFLIILAMPPLSACQIMLCLDRYLGAKFFDTQAGGSAILWQHFFWIFGHPEVYILILPAFAIVSEIIPVFSRKPIFGYPVMVMASVMIAFISLGVWAHHMFTVGMSSISNTFFSASTFIIAVPTGIKIFNWIGTMYGGKLRMELPLLFSIAFLFQFLIAGLTGVMLATTPFDWQLNDSYFVIAHFHYVLVGGLLFSIFAAFYYWYPKMIGRMLDGTMGRWHFWLFLVGFHLTFFPQHIMGILGMPRRIYSYPADRGWEAGNLLSSVGVVFQAMGILVFLTNLFYSYYRGKKAGDDPWDAWTLEWATTSPPAEYNFEKLPEVRSARPLWDLKHPDEPDWKHN; via the coding sequence ATGGGGATGGAAAAGCAGTTCCTTCCAGGTCTAGTCCAGGAACTTGTTTATACGGTTGATCATAAGAAGTTAGGAATGATGTATCTTGGATCTGGTCTAGTATTTTTTGTATTAGCGGGGATAATGGCGGCCGCTATTCGTGTCCAGTTAGCTGTTCCTAACAACCATTTTCTTAATCCAGGTACGTTTAATCGGTTTTTTACTATGCATGGCACCACTATGGTCTTTCTGGTCGGCATGCCACTGATACTGGGACTAGCGAATTATCTTGTTCCTATCATGATAGGAACAAGAGACATGGCTTTCCCGCGGTTAAATGCATTTGGTTTTTGGATATTTTTATTCAGTGGGTTTTTACTTTTCTTCAGCTACTTGGGTGGGTCTGGGGTTTACGGTACGGGGTCTGCCCCAGATGTTGGTTGGTTTGCCTATTCACCCCTAACAGCCAAGGCATTTTCTAGGGGGCATAGCACAGATTATTGGACTCTTTCCCTCCTGGCTGGCGGTATTGGGAGCGTGGCCACGGCCATTAATCTATTAGCCACCATTTTTTGCTTGCGCTGTAGGGGAATGACACTCAACCGAATGCCCCTTTTTGTGTGGCTTAATGCGGTTGTGGCGTTCCTCATCATTCTTGCGATGCCTCCGCTTTCTGCTTGCCAAATTATGCTATGTCTGGACCGCTACCTAGGGGCAAAGTTTTTCGACACTCAAGCGGGAGGCTCCGCCATTCTCTGGCAACACTTTTTCTGGATCTTTGGGCATCCAGAAGTCTATATCCTTATCCTACCTGCGTTTGCCATTGTCTCGGAGATCATCCCAGTGTTCTCGCGTAAGCCCATTTTTGGATATCCGGTTATGGTAATGGCGAGCGTGATGATCGCCTTCATCAGCCTTGGAGTTTGGGCGCATCACATGTTCACTGTGGGAATGAGCTCTATCAGCAACACCTTCTTTTCTGCCTCCACCTTTATCATAGCTGTCCCGACTGGAATTAAGATTTTCAATTGGATTGGCACAATGTATGGAGGCAAGCTCCGCATGGAGCTACCGTTACTGTTTTCTATCGCATTCCTGTTCCAGTTTCTAATTGCTGGCTTGACAGGAGTTATGCTCGCCACCACGCCCTTTGACTGGCAGCTCAATGATTCTTATTTTGTCATTGCCCACTTCCATTACGTTCTTGTCGGTGGACTACTTTTTTCCATCTTCGCAGCCTTTTACTACTGGTATCCGAAAATGATCGGCCGCATGTTGGATGGGACGATGGGGCGTTGGCATTTTTGGCTATTCCTCGTCGGATTCCACCTGACTTTCTTTCCCCAACACATCATGGGCATCCTGGGGATGCCCCGACGCATCTATAGCTACCCCGCAGACCGCGGATGGGAAGCTGGCAATCTTCTCTCCAGCGTGGGTGTCGTCTTTCAAGCTATGGGGATCCTAGTTTTTTTAACTAATCTGTTTTACTCCTATTATAGGGGGAAAAAGGCTGGAGATGACCCTTGGGATGCGTGGACATTAGAATGGGCGACTACCTCCCCACCTGCTGAGTATAATTTCGAAAAATTGCCGGAGGTTCGTAGTGCACGGCCACTGTGGGATTTGAAGCATCCAGATGAGCCGGATTGGAAGCATAACTGA
- a CDS encoding heme-copper oxidase subunit III, whose amino-acid sequence MNNDTLGELSSSPTAEWGLPSVRRVAMLSLISAESALFCIFLIAYAFYIGKSLNPPSPKEILECPTFASMALLSSSATIAFAERALQRGRLVRFHCWWLITILLGVTFLGYTAYEWYELICHRHFTLATNVFGSTFYSLIGLHASHVIAGLFLLLLVFVMSLIGKIRSEHHEHVEMVAWYWHFVDVVWVVVFVTVYVTGGQ is encoded by the coding sequence ATGAATAACGATACGCTGGGTGAACTTTCATCATCTCCTACCGCCGAGTGGGGGCTGCCCTCTGTGAGAAGGGTGGCTATGCTTTCTCTCATCTCTGCAGAGAGTGCCCTGTTTTGCATCTTTCTCATTGCCTACGCATTTTACATCGGTAAAAGCCTGAACCCACCTTCTCCAAAAGAAATCCTCGAGTGCCCTACCTTTGCCTCCATGGCTTTGTTATCGAGTAGTGCGACTATCGCTTTCGCCGAAAGGGCGCTTCAAAGGGGTCGATTAGTAAGGTTTCACTGCTGGTGGCTGATTACTATCCTCCTGGGAGTAACTTTTCTAGGATACACGGCCTACGAATGGTACGAGCTCATCTGTCATCGCCACTTTACACTTGCCACAAACGTTTTCGGCTCTACTTTCTATTCGCTCATAGGACTTCATGCCAGCCATGTCATTGCTGGTTTATTCCTACTCTTGCTTGTTTTTGTTATGAGTCTCATAGGGAAAATTAGGTCGGAGCATCATGAACACGTGGAAATGGTGGCTTGGTATTGGCACTTTGTAGACGTAGTCTGGGTAGTCGTCTTTGTTACTGTCTATGTGACTGGTGGTCAGTAG